The proteins below are encoded in one region of Neisseria bacilliformis:
- the rplF gene encoding 50S ribosomal protein L6: MSRIAKNPVSVPEGVKINLEADELVVQGKCGKLSLALSSEVEVKFNDGQLNVVAIGSSRRANAMSGTFRALIANMVKGVSDGFERKLQLIGVGYRAQAQGKSLNLSLGFSHPVVYEMPEGVTVHTPSQTEIVLSGADKQALGQVAAEIRSFRSPEPYKGKGVRYIDEIVVLKEAKKK, from the coding sequence GTGTCTCGTATAGCAAAGAATCCTGTAAGCGTTCCTGAAGGTGTAAAAATAAATCTTGAGGCAGATGAATTAGTAGTACAGGGGAAATGCGGTAAATTAAGTTTAGCATTATCCTCGGAAGTAGAAGTTAAATTTAATGATGGTCAATTAAACGTGGTTGCTATTGGTAGCAGTAGACGAGCTAATGCGATGTCTGGTACGTTTCGTGCCTTAATTGCTAATATGGTAAAAGGCGTTTCCGATGGATTTGAAAGGAAATTACAGTTAATTGGTGTCGGTTATCGTGCACAGGCACAAGGTAAGTCTTTGAATTTATCATTGGGTTTTTCTCATCCTGTTGTTTATGAAATGCCTGAGGGAGTAACTGTTCATACTCCTAGTCAAACCGAAATTGTACTTAGTGGTGCCGACAAACAAGCTTTGGGACAAGTTGCAGCTGAAATTCGTTCCTTTCGTTCTCCTGAGCCTTATAAAGGTAAAGGAGTTCGTTATATTGATGAAATTGTGGTTTTAAAAGAAGCTAAGAAAAAATAG
- the rplR gene encoding 50S ribosomal protein L18 has translation MDKHIARLRRARKTRVRIANLRMMRLCVFRTNAHIYAQIISENNSQVLVSASTLEKEVRDSLKSGSNIEAAALIGKRIAEKAKIIGIEKVAFDRSGFQYHGRIKALAEAARNAGLSF, from the coding sequence ATGGATAAGCATATAGCCAGACTGCGTCGTGCACGTAAAACTCGTGTACGCATTGCAAATTTAAGAATGATGCGTTTATGTGTCTTCCGCACTAATGCTCATATTTATGCTCAGATTATTAGTGAAAATAACAGTCAAGTTTTGGTTTCGGCCTCAACTCTGGAAAAAGAGGTGCGAGATAGCTTGAAATCGGGGTCAAATATTGAAGCTGCTGCTTTAATTGGTAAACGAATCGCCGAAAAAGCTAAAATAATTGGGATTGAGAAAGTTGCGTTTGATCGTTCAGGTTTTCAATATCATGGACGTATCAAGGCTTTAGCAGAGGCGGCTCGGAATGCCGGCTTAAGTTTCTAA
- the rpsE gene encoding 30S ribosomal protein S5 has protein sequence MARHEAEERSDGLIEKMIAVNRVTKVVKGGRIMAFSALTVVGDGDGRIGMGKGKSKEVPVAVQKAMDQARRSMIKVPLKNGTIYHEVIGKHGATRVFMQPAKEGSGVKAGGPMRLVFDALGVHNISAKVHGSTNPYNIVRATFDGLTKLYTPSEVAAKRSLSVDEILGVHHD, from the coding sequence ATGGCAAGGCATGAAGCTGAAGAGCGTAGCGATGGCTTAATTGAAAAGATGATTGCTGTTAATCGTGTAACTAAGGTTGTAAAGGGTGGGCGCATTATGGCCTTCTCTGCTTTAACCGTAGTTGGAGATGGAGATGGCAGAATTGGTATGGGTAAAGGAAAGTCCAAAGAGGTACCTGTCGCAGTCCAGAAGGCTATGGATCAAGCGCGGCGCTCAATGATCAAAGTTCCTTTAAAAAATGGTACAATCTACCATGAGGTAATTGGTAAGCATGGTGCAACTCGTGTATTTATGCAGCCTGCGAAAGAAGGTAGCGGAGTTAAGGCAGGCGGGCCTATGCGATTAGTATTTGACGCGCTAGGTGTTCATAATATTTCTGCTAAGGTGCATGGTTCTACCAACCCGTATAATATTGTTCGTGCAACTTTTGATGGGCTAACTAAGTTGTATACCCCTAGCGAGGTTGCTGCAAAACGTAGCTTATCTGTTGATGAGATTTTGGGAGTACATCATGACTGA
- the rpmD gene encoding 50S ribosomal protein L30 yields the protein MTEYKMIKVTLVKSLIGTVSSHRACAKGLGLRRREHTVQVIATPENMGMISKISYLLKVES from the coding sequence ATGACTGAATATAAAATGATTAAGGTTACTTTGGTGAAAAGTTTAATCGGTACCGTTTCTTCTCATCGTGCCTGTGCAAAAGGTTTGGGTTTGCGGCGTAGAGAGCATACCGTTCAGGTTATTGCTACTCCCGAGAACATGGGAATGATTAGTAAAATTAGTTACCTTTTGAAGGTGGAGTCTTAA
- the rplO gene encoding 50S ribosomal protein L15: MHLNTICPKTGSTYAKRRVGRGIASGLGKTCGRGHKGQKSRNGGFHKIGFEGGQMPLQRRLPKRGFKSSLAPLSAEINLNALSILPAGRVDILILKKAGLIGSSIKNVKIINTGKIEKPFVINGIKVTKGAMIAINAAGGSVEV, translated from the coding sequence ATGCATTTAAATACTATTTGTCCAAAAACGGGTTCTACGTATGCAAAGCGTAGAGTAGGGAGAGGTATCGCTAGTGGGTTGGGTAAAACTTGCGGACGAGGACATAAGGGACAAAAGAGCCGTAATGGAGGTTTTCATAAGATCGGGTTTGAGGGTGGGCAAATGCCGCTTCAGCGTCGCTTGCCGAAAAGAGGGTTTAAGTCTTCGTTAGCTCCCCTATCAGCTGAAATTAATTTAAATGCTCTTTCAATTCTGCCAGCAGGAAGGGTAGACATTTTAATATTGAAGAAAGCTGGACTAATTGGTTCATCTATAAAAAATGTTAAAATTATTAATACGGGAAAAATTGAAAAACCGTTTGTAATAAATGGAATTAAAGTGACTAAAGGCGCAATGATCGCTATCAATGCAGCAGGTGGTTCCGTAGAAGTTTAG
- the secY gene encoding preprotein translocase subunit SecY, whose protein sequence is MANKRLILGLFKSEELKNRFIFLLAALVVFRIGAHIPVPGVNAVALSDVYKGGQSGGILGMLNVFSGGSLERFSIFAIGIMPYISSSIIVQLASEIVPSLKALKKEGEAGRKIITKYTRLGAVILATLQGFVAATFVYQQGVVVIPQFEFYFLALICLVTGTMFLMWLGEQITERGIGNGISLIITAGIAAGIPSGVAHLWNMAVSDKLPSVLFITSSALALVYIVVYFEAALRKIPIHYAKRQQYSSNWQNSHLPFKLNMAGVIPPIFASSIILFPSTLISWLGGEYTWLQKFAIGLQHGSIVYILLFAGSIIFFCYFYTALVFSPKEMAENLKKSGAFVPGIRPGSHTSNYLEGVVLRLTLWGALYITVICLIPEFFTSFFNVSFALGGTSLLILVVVTMDFNTQISSYGMVRQYEHLMKRINSKQVH, encoded by the coding sequence GTGGCCAATAAACGACTAATATTAGGGTTATTTAAATCTGAGGAATTAAAGAATAGATTTATATTTTTGTTGGCTGCATTGGTAGTTTTCAGGATTGGGGCGCATATTCCAGTGCCAGGTGTAAATGCCGTTGCTCTTTCTGATGTTTATAAAGGTGGACAGAGTGGCGGTATTTTAGGGATGTTAAATGTATTCTCTGGCGGCTCTTTGGAGAGATTTAGCATTTTTGCTATTGGTATTATGCCCTATATATCTTCGTCAATTATTGTGCAGCTTGCTTCAGAGATAGTTCCTTCTCTAAAGGCTTTGAAGAAGGAGGGTGAGGCTGGGCGGAAAATAATTACCAAATATACGCGTTTAGGGGCTGTTATTTTAGCTACGTTACAGGGATTTGTTGCTGCTACCTTTGTCTATCAGCAAGGTGTCGTAGTAATTCCCCAGTTTGAATTCTATTTCTTGGCTCTAATTTGCCTAGTAACGGGTACTATGTTCTTAATGTGGCTGGGTGAGCAGATTACTGAACGAGGAATTGGAAACGGTATCTCCTTAATTATTACAGCAGGTATTGCGGCAGGTATCCCTTCTGGAGTTGCACATCTTTGGAATATGGCTGTATCTGATAAGTTGCCGTCCGTCTTATTTATTACATCATCTGCGCTGGCTTTGGTTTATATCGTTGTTTACTTTGAAGCTGCATTAAGGAAAATTCCTATTCATTATGCAAAAAGGCAACAGTATTCATCTAATTGGCAGAATTCACATTTGCCATTTAAATTGAATATGGCTGGTGTAATTCCCCCTATTTTTGCCTCAAGTATTATTCTTTTCCCGTCAACTTTAATTAGTTGGCTAGGTGGAGAATATACATGGTTGCAAAAGTTTGCTATTGGGTTACAGCATGGCAGTATCGTTTATATCTTGTTATTTGCAGGCTCGATTATTTTCTTTTGTTACTTTTATACCGCCTTGGTATTCAGTCCCAAAGAAATGGCAGAGAACTTGAAAAAAAGCGGTGCTTTTGTGCCTGGAATTCGTCCGGGAAGTCATACTTCTAATTATCTTGAGGGTGTTGTATTAAGGCTTACGTTATGGGGTGCCTTATATATTACAGTAATCTGTTTAATTCCTGAGTTTTTCACCTCTTTTTTTAATGTCTCATTTGCGTTGGGGGGGACTTCTTTGTTAATCTTAGTTGTTGTAACGATGGATTTCAATACCCAGATATCTTCATATGGTATGGTTCGTCAATATGAGCATTTGATGAAGCGAATAAATTCAAAACAAGTACATTGA
- the infA gene encoding translation initiation factor IF-1 — translation MAKEDTIQMQGEILETLPNATFKVKLENDHVVLGYISGKMRMHYIRISPGDKVTVELTPYDLSRARIVFRAR, via the coding sequence ATGGCAAAAGAAGATACAATACAAATGCAGGGTGAGATTTTAGAAACTCTGCCTAATGCTACTTTTAAAGTTAAGTTAGAAAATGATCATGTAGTTTTAGGTTATATATCTGGAAAGATGCGTATGCATTATATACGTATTTCTCCTGGGGATAAGGTAACTGTGGAGTTAACGCCTTATGATTTATCTCGAGCTCGCATAGTTTTTCGAGCTAGGTAA
- the rpmJ gene encoding 50S ribosomal protein L36: MRVQPSVKKICRNCKIIRRNRVVRVICTDPRHKQRQG; the protein is encoded by the coding sequence ATGCGCGTTCAGCCCTCTGTCAAAAAAATTTGCCGTAATTGTAAAATTATTCGGCGAAATCGTGTAGTTCGTGTAATCTGCACGGATCCTCGTCATAAACAACGGCAAGGTTAA
- the rpsM gene encoding 30S ribosomal protein S13, producing the protein MARIAGVNIPNNAHIVIGLQAIYGIGNSRAKLICEMTGIIPSTKVKDLDESQLEALREQVAKYEVEGDLRREVTMSIKRLMDMGCYRGFRHRRGLPCRGQRTKTNARTRKGPRKAIAGKK; encoded by the coding sequence ATGGCTCGTATTGCAGGGGTTAATATCCCTAATAATGCCCATATCGTAATTGGTTTGCAAGCAATTTATGGTATTGGTAATAGTCGTGCTAAATTGATTTGTGAAATGACTGGGATCATACCCAGTACGAAAGTAAAGGATTTAGACGAATCGCAATTAGAAGCTTTGCGCGAACAGGTTGCAAAGTATGAAGTTGAAGGTGATTTGCGTCGTGAAGTTACTATGTCTATCAAAAGATTGATGGATATGGGATGTTATCGTGGGTTTCGCCATCGTCGTGGTTTGCCTTGTCGTGGACAAAGAACCAAAACGAATGCGCGTACTCGTAAGGGGCCGCGCAAGGCAATTGCCGGTAAAAAATAA
- the rpsK gene encoding 30S ribosomal protein S11, giving the protein MAKANTASRVRRKVRKTVSEGIVHVHASFNNTIITITDRQGNALSWATSGGAGFKGSRKSTPFAAQVAAEAAGKVAQEYGVKNLEVRIKGPGPGRESSVRALNALGFKITSITDVTPLPHNGCRPPKKRRI; this is encoded by the coding sequence ATGGCTAAAGCAAACACAGCCTCGCGTGTACGTAGGAAAGTACGCAAGACCGTTAGTGAGGGTATTGTACACGTACATGCCTCTTTTAATAATACTATTATTACTATCACTGATCGTCAGGGAAATGCATTATCTTGGGCTACTTCTGGCGGAGCGGGTTTTAAAGGATCGCGTAAAAGTACACCATTTGCTGCTCAAGTTGCGGCAGAAGCTGCTGGTAAAGTTGCCCAAGAGTATGGCGTGAAAAATTTAGAAGTTCGTATTAAAGGCCCGGGTCCCGGTCGTGAGTCTTCTGTGCGTGCACTGAATGCGCTTGGTTTTAAAATTACTAGTATAACGGACGTTACACCATTGCCTCATAATGGCTGTCGTCCTCCTAAAAAACGTCGTATTTAG
- the rpsD gene encoding 30S ribosomal protein S4, whose amino-acid sequence MARYIGPKCKLARREGTDLFLKSARRSLESKCKMDTVPGQHGAKKPRLSDYGLQLREKQKIRRIYGVLERQFRRYFAEAARRKGSTGELLLQLLESRLDNVIYRMGFGSTRAEARQLVSHKAVTVNGQVVNIPSYQVKAGDVVAVREKAKKQVRIQEALGLAAQIGFPGWVSVDTAKMEGIFKNMPDRSELSGDINEQLVVEFYSK is encoded by the coding sequence ATGGCACGTTATATCGGCCCTAAATGTAAGTTGGCTCGCAGAGAAGGTACTGATCTTTTTTTGAAAAGTGCCCGTCGGTCCTTAGAGTCAAAATGTAAGATGGATACTGTTCCTGGTCAACATGGTGCAAAGAAACCGAGATTGTCTGATTATGGCTTACAGTTGCGTGAAAAGCAGAAGATTCGTAGGATCTATGGTGTATTAGAGCGTCAATTCCGTCGTTATTTTGCAGAAGCTGCACGCCGGAAGGGATCGACTGGTGAATTGCTGCTGCAATTATTGGAATCTCGTTTGGATAATGTAATATATAGAATGGGATTTGGATCTACGCGCGCAGAAGCGCGACAGTTGGTTTCCCATAAAGCTGTTACTGTCAACGGACAAGTGGTTAATATCCCATCTTATCAGGTGAAGGCGGGTGATGTTGTTGCTGTGAGGGAAAAGGCTAAAAAGCAAGTTCGGATTCAAGAGGCTTTGGGTTTGGCTGCACAAATCGGCTTCCCAGGATGGGTATCTGTTGATACTGCAAAAATGGAAGGCATTTTTAAAAATATGCCAGATCGTTCGGAGTTGTCTGGCGATATTAACGAACAGCTGGTGGTAGAGTTTTATTCTAAGTAA
- a CDS encoding DNA-directed RNA polymerase subunit alpha: MQNSTSEFLKPRQIDVDTISSNRARVSMQPFERGFGHTLGNALRRILLSSMNGFAPTEVSISGVLHEYSTLDGVQEDVVDILLNLKGVVFKLHGREEIRLKLKKAGNGPVTAADIDLPHDVDVINPKHVICNLANNGSIEMEIVVEQGRGYQSVSGRRDVRSDTGIGVIQLDASFSPISRVSFEVEPARVEQRTDLDRLVLDVETNGSLDPEEAVRSAARILIDQMSVFADLQGTPVEEVEEKTPPIDPILLRPVDDLELTVRSANCLKAEDIYYIGDLIQRTETELLKTPNLGRKSLNEIKEVLASKGLTLGSKLEAWPPAGLERP; encoded by the coding sequence ATGCAAAACAGCACTTCCGAATTTTTAAAACCGCGTCAGATTGATGTGGATACTATATCTAGTAATAGAGCGAGGGTATCCATGCAACCGTTTGAGCGTGGTTTCGGACACACTTTGGGTAATGCTTTGCGTCGTATCTTGCTGTCATCTATGAATGGCTTTGCGCCAACAGAAGTATCTATCTCAGGGGTATTGCACGAATATTCGACATTAGACGGAGTTCAGGAGGATGTTGTGGACATTCTCCTGAATTTGAAAGGTGTGGTATTTAAGCTGCATGGCCGTGAAGAAATCCGGCTTAAACTGAAAAAAGCAGGAAACGGTCCGGTTACCGCCGCTGATATTGATTTACCACATGATGTTGATGTTATTAATCCTAAGCATGTTATCTGCAATTTGGCAAATAACGGAAGTATTGAGATGGAAATCGTGGTGGAACAAGGACGGGGTTATCAGTCTGTTTCAGGCCGCCGTGATGTAAGGAGTGATACGGGTATTGGCGTTATTCAGTTGGATGCCAGTTTTTCGCCAATCAGCAGGGTAAGTTTTGAAGTAGAGCCTGCACGTGTAGAGCAGAGAACTGATCTTGACCGTTTGGTTTTAGATGTTGAGACGAACGGTTCGTTGGATCCTGAAGAGGCTGTTCGTAGTGCGGCTCGTATTTTGATTGATCAGATGTCTGTTTTTGCAGATTTGCAGGGTACTCCTGTGGAGGAAGTTGAAGAAAAAACCCCTCCGATTGATCCAATCTTGCTGCGTCCTGTGGATGATTTGGAGTTGACTGTAAGATCGGCAAATTGTCTGAAAGCCGAAGATATCTATTATATTGGTGATTTAATACAACGTACGGAAACCGAGTTGTTGAAAACGCCTAATTTGGGTAGAAAGTCTTTGAATGAGATAAAAGAGGTTCTGGCTTCCAAAGGGCTGACTCTTGGATCAAAGCTTGAAGCGTGGCCGCCTGCTGGTTTGGAAAGACCGTAA
- the rplQ gene encoding 50S ribosomal protein L17, with product MRHRNGNRKLNRTSSHRSAMLRNMANSLLTHETIVTTLPKAKELRRVVEPLITLGKKPSLANRRLAFDRTRNRDVVVKLFDELGVRFATRNGGYLRILKCGFRKGDNAPLALVELVDKAEQAVAE from the coding sequence ATGCGTCATCGTAATGGAAATCGTAAATTAAACCGTACCAGCAGCCACCGTTCGGCTATGCTGCGTAATATGGCAAATTCTTTATTGACCCACGAAACGATTGTAACGACTTTGCCTAAGGCAAAAGAGCTGCGTAGAGTGGTTGAACCTTTGATTACTCTGGGTAAGAAACCGTCTTTGGCAAATCGCCGTTTGGCGTTTGACCGCACCCGCAACCGCGATGTAGTGGTTAAATTATTTGATGAATTGGGTGTTCGTTTTGCGACACGTAATGGCGGCTATCTCCGTATTTTAAAATGCGGATTCCGTAAAGGCGATAATGCACCATTGGCACTGGTTGAGTTGGTTGATAAAGCCGAACAGGCGGTTGCAGAGTAA
- the miaB gene encoding tRNA (N6-isopentenyl adenosine(37)-C2)-methylthiotransferase MiaB, giving the protein MKKVFIRTFGCQMNEYDSEKMLAVLEEEHGGIEQVAEPDDADIILFNTCSVREKAQEKVFSDLGRVKPLKEKNPKLIIGVAGCVASQEGENIVKRAPYVDVVFGPQTLHRLPKMIADKETSGYAQVDISFPEIEKFDHLPPARVEGGSAFISIMEGCSKYCSFCVVPYTRGEEFSRPLNDVLTEIAGLAQQGVKEINLLGQNVNAYRGAMDDGGICDFATLLRIVHEIPGIERLRFTTSHPREFTDAIIECYRDLPKLVSHLHLPIQSGSDRVLSAMKRGYTALEYKSIIRKLRAIRPDLCLSSDFIVGFPGETEREFEQTLKLVKDIAFDLSFVFIYSPRPGTPAANLPDDTPHAEKVRRLEALNEVIEAETARINQTMLGTVQRCLVEGISKKDPDQLQARTANNRVVNFTGGPNLINQMVDLEITEAFTFSLRGRLPADA; this is encoded by the coding sequence ATGAAAAAAGTCTTTATCCGCACCTTTGGCTGCCAGATGAACGAATACGACAGCGAAAAAATGCTGGCCGTATTGGAAGAAGAACACGGCGGCATTGAACAGGTGGCCGAGCCGGACGACGCCGACATCATCCTCTTCAACACCTGCTCCGTGCGCGAAAAAGCGCAGGAAAAAGTGTTTTCCGACCTCGGCCGCGTCAAACCCCTGAAAGAAAAGAATCCCAAACTTATCATTGGCGTAGCCGGATGCGTTGCCTCACAGGAAGGCGAAAACATCGTCAAACGCGCCCCCTATGTCGATGTCGTCTTTGGCCCGCAAACCCTGCACCGCCTCCCCAAAATGATTGCGGATAAGGAAACCAGCGGCTACGCACAAGTGGACATCTCCTTTCCCGAAATCGAAAAATTCGACCACCTGCCCCCCGCCCGCGTCGAAGGTGGTAGCGCGTTCATTTCCATTATGGAAGGCTGTTCCAAATACTGCTCCTTCTGCGTCGTCCCCTACACACGCGGCGAAGAATTTTCCCGCCCCTTGAACGACGTGCTCACCGAAATCGCCGGCCTTGCACAGCAGGGCGTAAAAGAAATCAACCTGCTCGGACAGAACGTCAACGCCTATCGCGGCGCAATGGACGACGGCGGCATCTGCGACTTCGCCACCCTGCTGCGCATCGTGCACGAAATCCCCGGCATCGAACGCCTGCGCTTCACCACCAGCCACCCGCGCGAATTCACCGACGCCATCATCGAATGCTACCGCGACCTGCCCAAACTCGTTTCCCACCTGCACCTGCCCATCCAAAGCGGCAGTGACCGCGTGCTCTCCGCCATGAAACGTGGCTACACCGCCCTCGAATACAAATCCATCATCCGCAAACTGCGCGCCATCCGCCCCGATTTGTGCCTGAGCAGCGACTTTATCGTCGGCTTCCCCGGCGAAACCGAGCGCGAGTTCGAGCAAACCCTGAAACTCGTTAAAGACATCGCCTTCGATTTGAGCTTCGTGTTTATTTACAGCCCCCGCCCCGGCACACCGGCCGCCAACCTGCCTGACGACACCCCGCACGCCGAAAAAGTGCGCCGCCTCGAAGCTCTCAACGAAGTCATCGAAGCCGAAACCGCCCGCATCAACCAAACCATGCTCGGCACCGTGCAACGCTGCTTGGTCGAAGGCATTTCCAAAAAAGACCCCGATCAGCTCCAAGCCCGCACTGCCAACAACCGCGTCGTCAACTTCACCGGCGGCCCGAACCTCATCAACCAAATGGTCGACCTCGAAATCACCGAAGCCTTCACCTTCTCCCTGCGCGGCCGCCTGCCTGCCGACGCATGA
- the nagZ gene encoding beta-N-acetylhexosaminidase has product MPQHLPRGPVMADIQGHTLTEDEKQRLLHPAIGGVILFRRNYQNPQQLTRLTAQIKALRTPALIIATDHEGGRVQRFTEGFTRLPAMRTLGTIWDEQSPAEAQRCAQSVGYVLATELAACGIDLSFTPVLDLDWGKCPVIGNRSFHHNPDTVAALALALQRGLAQGGMKTCGKHFPGHGCVEGDSHHTLPQDPRSIAELQTDIRPFAALAAEGMAAVMPAHVAYPQADPLPAGYSPYWLKTVLRDTLHFDGVIFSDDLTMEGAAAAGGIKARARAAFAAGCDIVLVCNRPDLTDELLENFQAPANPRLAERWQNTACTLTPEAARAAMRQPGFRAAQTLTAALASPADTAGGVKVGEAF; this is encoded by the coding sequence ATGCCCCAACACCTCCCGCGCGGCCCCGTCATGGCCGACATCCAAGGCCACACCCTCACCGAAGACGAAAAACAACGCCTGCTCCACCCCGCAATCGGCGGCGTCATCCTCTTCCGGCGCAACTACCAAAACCCGCAGCAACTCACCCGCCTCACCGCCCAAATCAAAGCCCTGCGCACCCCCGCCCTCATCATCGCCACCGACCACGAAGGCGGCCGCGTCCAACGCTTCACCGAAGGCTTCACCCGCCTGCCCGCCATGCGCACCCTCGGCACAATCTGGGACGAACAAAGTCCCGCCGAAGCCCAACGTTGCGCCCAAAGCGTCGGATACGTCCTCGCCACCGAACTGGCCGCCTGCGGCATCGACCTCTCCTTCACCCCCGTCCTCGACCTCGATTGGGGCAAATGCCCCGTCATCGGCAACCGCAGCTTCCACCACAACCCCGACACCGTCGCCGCCCTCGCCCTCGCCTTACAGCGCGGCCTCGCCCAAGGCGGCATGAAAACCTGTGGCAAACACTTCCCCGGCCACGGCTGCGTCGAAGGCGACAGCCACCACACCCTGCCCCAAGACCCCCGCAGCATCGCCGAACTCCAAACCGACATCCGCCCCTTCGCCGCCCTCGCCGCCGAGGGCATGGCCGCCGTCATGCCCGCCCACGTCGCCTACCCCCAGGCCGACCCCCTGCCCGCCGGCTACTCCCCCTACTGGCTCAAAACCGTCCTGCGCGACACCCTGCATTTTGACGGCGTTATCTTCTCCGACGACCTCACCATGGAAGGCGCGGCCGCCGCCGGCGGCATCAAAGCACGCGCCCGCGCCGCCTTCGCCGCCGGCTGCGACATCGTCCTCGTCTGCAACCGCCCCGACCTCACCGACGAACTGCTGGAAAACTTCCAAGCCCCCGCCAACCCCCGCCTCGCCGAACGCTGGCAAAACACCGCCTGCACCCTCACCCCCGAAGCCGCCCGCGCCGCCATGCGGCAGCCCGGCTTCCGCGCCGCCCAAACCCTCACCGCCGCCCTCGCCTCCCCCGCCGACACCGCCGGCGGCGTCAAAGTCGGCGAAGCGTTCTAG